Proteins from one Salmo salar chromosome ssa07, Ssal_v3.1, whole genome shotgun sequence genomic window:
- the LOC106609106 gene encoding cysteine-rich with EGF-like domain protein 2 isoform X5 — MLSINQLLWLFCSLAFILLSQCTYAKYIKSSCNTCKQIADNFSKGLDRTKKQNFGGGNTAWEERALSKYETSEIRLVEILENLCDSSSFDCNHMVEEHEDHFETWWFKRQNKHPDLYKWFCIDTIKVCCSTGTFGPDCNACVAGSERPCHGNGVCDGDGTRGGNGRCNCDHGYKGEFCLDCMDGYFNEIRNDTFSLCTECHTSCKTCSGLTNEDCEKCKTGWGEDDEGTCLDVNECLNDPPLCKEDQYCLNTDGSFSCKGCDKVCSGCTGAGPDKCQSCAPGYQDTEGTCTDVNECEQTDAVCTAENQECVNNKGSYVCICASRGE, encoded by the exons AtgttatcaatcaatcaattattgTGGCTATTTTGTAGCCTAGCTTTTATTTTACTATCACAATGCACCTATGCAAAATACATAAAAAGCTCATGTAATACCTGCAAACAAATAGCTGATAACTTCAGTAAG GGATTGGACCGAACGAAAAAGCAGAACTTTGGTGGAGGGAACACCGCTTGGGAGGAGAGGGCACTTTCCAAATATGAGACGAG tgAGATCCGCCTAGTTGAGATTCTGGAGAATCTGTGTGACAGCAGCAGCTTTGACTGTAACCACATGGTAGAGGAGCACGAGGACCACTTTGAGACCTGGTGGTTCAAGAG GCAAAATAAGCATCCTGATCTGTATAAATGGTTCTGCATTGATACCATCAAGGTGTGCTGTTCGACAGGAACGTTTGGCCCTGATTGCAATG CCTGTGTGGCGGGTTCCGAGAGGCCTTGCCATGGCAACGGTGTGTGTGACGGTGACGGAACCCGAGGGGGTAACGGCAGGTGCAACTGTGACCATGGTTACAAGGGGGAGTTCTGTCTGGACTGCATGGACGGATACTTCAATGAAATTAGGAACGACACGTTTTCACTATGCACAG AGTGCCACACTTCCTGCAAGACCTGCAGTGGTCTAACCAATGAGGACTGTGAGAAGTGCAAGACTGGCTGGGGGGAGGATGATGAGGGGACCTGTCTTG ATGTGAACGAGTGCTTGAACGACCCTCCTCTCTGCAAAGAGGATCAGTACTGTCTGAACACGGATGGCTCGTTCTCCTGTAAAG GCTGTGACAAAGTGTGTTCAGGCTGTACTGGGGCAGGGCCTGATAAGTGCCAGAGCTGTGCTCCTGGGTACCAGGACACAGAGGGCACCTGCACAG ATGTGAACGAGTGTGAGCAGACTGATGCTGTGTGTACTGCGGAGAACCAGGAGTGCGTGAACAACAAAGGAAGCTACGTCTGTATCTGTGCCAGCAG
- the LOC106609106 gene encoding cysteine-rich with EGF-like domain protein 2 isoform X4: MLSINQLLWLFCSLAFILLSQCTYAKYIKSSCNTCKQIADNFSKGLDRTKKQNFGGGNTAWEERALSKYETSEIRLVEILENLCDSSSFDCNHMVEEHEDHFETWWFKRQNKHPDLYKWFCIDTIKVCCSTGTFGPDCNACVAGSERPCHGNGVCDGDGTRGGNGRCNCDHGYKGEFCLDCMDGYFNEIRNDTFSLCTECHTSCKTCSGLTNEDCEKCKTGWGEDDEGTCLDVNECLNDPPLCKEDQYCLNTDGSFSCKGCDKVCSGCTGAGPDKCQSCAPGYQDTEGTCTDVNECEQTDAVCTAENQECVNNKGSYVCICASRCIR; the protein is encoded by the exons AtgttatcaatcaatcaattattgTGGCTATTTTGTAGCCTAGCTTTTATTTTACTATCACAATGCACCTATGCAAAATACATAAAAAGCTCATGTAATACCTGCAAACAAATAGCTGATAACTTCAGTAAG GGATTGGACCGAACGAAAAAGCAGAACTTTGGTGGAGGGAACACCGCTTGGGAGGAGAGGGCACTTTCCAAATATGAGACGAG tgAGATCCGCCTAGTTGAGATTCTGGAGAATCTGTGTGACAGCAGCAGCTTTGACTGTAACCACATGGTAGAGGAGCACGAGGACCACTTTGAGACCTGGTGGTTCAAGAG GCAAAATAAGCATCCTGATCTGTATAAATGGTTCTGCATTGATACCATCAAGGTGTGCTGTTCGACAGGAACGTTTGGCCCTGATTGCAATG CCTGTGTGGCGGGTTCCGAGAGGCCTTGCCATGGCAACGGTGTGTGTGACGGTGACGGAACCCGAGGGGGTAACGGCAGGTGCAACTGTGACCATGGTTACAAGGGGGAGTTCTGTCTGGACTGCATGGACGGATACTTCAATGAAATTAGGAACGACACGTTTTCACTATGCACAG AGTGCCACACTTCCTGCAAGACCTGCAGTGGTCTAACCAATGAGGACTGTGAGAAGTGCAAGACTGGCTGGGGGGAGGATGATGAGGGGACCTGTCTTG ATGTGAACGAGTGCTTGAACGACCCTCCTCTCTGCAAAGAGGATCAGTACTGTCTGAACACGGATGGCTCGTTCTCCTGTAAAG GCTGTGACAAAGTGTGTTCAGGCTGTACTGGGGCAGGGCCTGATAAGTGCCAGAGCTGTGCTCCTGGGTACCAGGACACAGAGGGCACCTGCACAG ATGTGAACGAGTGTGAGCAGACTGATGCTGTGTGTACTGCGGAGAACCAGGAGTGCGTGAACAACAAAGGAAGCTACGTCTGTATCTGTGCCAGCAG
- the LOC106609107 gene encoding zinc finger BED domain-containing protein 4 — MDGEEDLSLKSEDVVDSETNGIENKKREAKGTCLKIEGQDGYVFKSYSITPHDTADAKTFCPSKTRAKDSSPVASIHEEEPDNLSISQVDGQLTINESVNEADEACDKEDSLRPTSPAISNKILNLNTEVKIENGTSEHNNEEEEDPNSMTGTQEDERLSYDSSVGPFVTRDDTDDNTDDYSSMLSGYTSTLYDVAMDAVTQSLLSSMRSPTNANPRKKSPAWNHFCISPRDSTKAICMYCMKEFSRGKNEKDLSTSCLMRHVRRAHPTVLLQDGDLSSNTLTASVASSVIPPSNSSNNGSLAASITTPASRNNSSPSTSSAEGSDISSKEVLPKLEKGAKNDTGIVSSSHSNNNHEEVMDGGGCERLAATPKNSSSRRRSAVWKHFYLSPADSSKAVCIHCMNEFSRGKNGKDLGTSCLIRHMWRAHREIVIEENGQGSNIPPPYTNPSTLLSRSQLHQDSVVEIKKESPFAPSSPETISDELPHNKDESMDVKEESDTINQSEQDSSLNLCFGLRDEDVPLPPSLCDLSLEGSGLKEDPASSIFQQNKKIMKRVKSEVWHHFIVSPVDQLKALCRYCPCVISRGKRGDFGTSCLMRHLMRRHPDVLKNQKSTNDKDSSPHPYATLSAAEAVPAKLTNSPAKEKKPHNSVFSKKTSKLWNHFSISPSDPTKVVCLHCSRTISRGKKTTNLGTSCLFRHMQRFHGNVLESNSTISGDVPSAEIHVKHELMDTSSVYDENCERFDEYHPVAKIITKLVAEMLALDLQPSALVENTGLNRLLEYLQPQYSLPSSSYFTSTAIPDMYERVKEVVLTHLKEAESGIVHFTTSIWVTSQTREFLTLTAHWVSYESCVRPQGEDFHCSALLSVSQIDCDHDTLNIQKQLEYFWDTWISSLGLKKGFTVTDNNAIANVLEDNDHVIVQCFGHTIDLIVNEAIKSQRMVQNLLSNARKICERVYRSDKAKEKLAELQKVYQLPENCLIQDVPSKWRTSFFMLERLVEQKKAVDGMSVECNFREMISCDQWEVMQSVCNALKPFEVACREMSNRTATLGQVIPLIHILNRKIDMLFDETMGIDNMLKSLKEAMVSRMSSTLHDPRYTWATMLDPRYKTSLFTEEEAEQCKQDLISELQVSLSTSIEIKPSLSNGCGGEVPVSSSGSPSNKDNLWALMDDIRHKIKQEDKPKSSELAVLEYLEEDILDQSCDPLDYWNLKKLLWPDLAKVAVRYVGCPPSIVPAEILFSTASVNCALNQPMPLLENMEGLLFLKVNLPLIYYQH, encoded by the coding sequence ATGGACGGAGAGGAAGACCTCTCTCTTAAGAGTGAAGATGTAGTAGACTCAGAAACTAATGGCATAGAAAACAAGAAAAGAGAGGCAAAAGGAACATGTCTAAAAATTGAGGGGCAAGATGGCTACGTGTTTAAATCATACAGCATCACCCCCCATGACACTGCAGACGCAAAAACCTTTTGTCCGTCTAAAACACGGGCTAAAGATTCTTCCCCCGTGGCTTCTATTCACGAGGAGGAACCAGACAATTTATCTATTTCTCAGGTTGATGGACAATTAACAATTAATGAGTCTGTCAATGAAGCGGATGAGGCATGTGATAAAGAAGACTCTCTTAGGCCTACTTCTCCAGCCATTTCAAACAAAATCCTAAATCTAAACACTGAGGTCAAGATAGAAAATGGCACATCTGAACATAataatgaggaagaggaggatccaAACAGTATGACGGGGACCCAAGAGGATGAAAGGTTATCGTATGATAGTTCTGTAGGCCCCTTTGTTACTAGAGATGATACAGATGACAATACAGATGATTACAGTAGTATGCTTAGTGGGTACACAAGCACTCTTTATGATGTTGCAATGGATGCTGTCACTCAAAGCCTATTGTCATCCATGAGAAGTCCCACTAACGCTAATCCCAGGAAGAAATCCCCTGCCTGGAACCATTTCTGCATATCTCCACGCGATAGTACCAAAGCaatctgtatgtactgtatgaaaGAGTTCAGTCGAGGTAAGAACGAGAAGGACCTCAGTACAAGTTGTTTAATGAGGCACGTACGAAGGGCTCACCCCACTGTGCTTTTACAAGATGGTGACCTCTCCTCAAATACTCTGACTGCTTCAGTTGCCTCATCTGTAATACCCCCCTCAAATTCATCAAATAACGGAAGCCTGGCAGCTAGCATTACTACTCCTGCCTCACGAAACAACTCTTCACCGTCCACCTCTTCAGCAGAGGGCTCTGACATATCATCCAAAGAAGTGTTACCAAAACTCGAAAAGGGTGCCAAAAACGACACTGGCATAGTCTCATCCTCACATTCCAACAACAACCACGAAGAAGTGATGGATGGAGGTGGGTGTGAGCGCCTCGCTGCAACTCCCAAAAACTCAAGTTCTCGTAGAAGATCAGCTGTGTGGAAGCATTTCTACCTGTCCCCTGCTGACAGTTCCAAAGCAGTATGCATACACTGCATGAATGAATTTAGCAGGGGTAAAAATGGAAAGGACCTGGGCACAAGCTGTCTGATTCGCCATATGTGGAGAGCCCACAGAGAAATTGTCATTGAAGAAAATGGACAGGGCTCGAACATCCCACCACCATATACAAACCCATCAACTCTATTGTCTCGCTCTCAGCTGCATCAGGACTCAGTAGTGGAGATTAAAAAAGAATCCCCTTTCGCTCCATCCTCCCCAGAAACAATATCTGACGAACTGCCCCATAACAAAGATGAAAGCATGGATGTGAAGGAGGAGTCTGATACAATAAACCAATCAGAACAGGATTCCTCCCTCAATCTCTGCTTTGGACTTAGAGATGAGGATGTTCCTTTACCTCCCTCACTGTGTGATCTGTCTCTAGAGGGCTCAGGCCTGAAAGAGGATCCGGCGAGTTCAATTTtccaacaaaataaaaaaatcatgAAACGTGTGAAATCCGAAGTGTGGCACCATTTCATTGTCTCTCCAGTGGATCAGCTTAAAGCCCTCTGCCGATACTGCCCCTGTGTCATAAGCCGGGGGAAACGGGGAGACTTCGGAACCAGCTGTTTGATGAGGCATCTAATGAGAAGGCACCCTGATGTCCTCAAAAACCAAAAAAGCACAAATGATAAGGACTCCTCACCTCATCCCTACGCTACTCTCTCTGCTGCTGAGGCTGTTCCAGCCAAACTGACTAACAGCCCTGCCAAAGAGAAAAAGCCACATAACTCTGTATTCAGTAAAAAGACATCAAAGTTGTGGAATCATTTTTCTATTTCCCCTTCTGATCCCACTAAGGTGGTTTGTTTGCACTGTAGCCGCACAATAAGTCGGGGCAAAAAGACAACAAACCTCGGTACTAGTTGTTTATTCAGGCACATGCAGAGATTTCATGGAAATGTTCTTGAAAGTAACAGTACTATCTCAGGTGATGTGCCGTCTGCTGAAATTCACGTTAAACACGAACTCATGGACACTTCTTCTGTGTATGACGAAAACTGTGAAAGATTTGATGAATACCACCCGGTTGCCAAAATAATCACCAAACTCGTTGCCGAAATGCTTGCACTGGATCTTCAGCCATCAGCCTTAGTAGAGAACACTGGTTTGAACCGATTACTGGAGTATCTTCAACCCCAAtattctctaccctcctcttcgtATTTCACCAGCACTGCCATACCAGACATGTATGAGAGGGTGAAGGAGGTTGTTCTCACACACCTGAAAGAGGCTGAGAGTGGTATTGTCCATTTTACAACAAGCATCTGGGTCACTAGCCAGACTCGGGAATTTCTGACTCTTACTGCCCACTGGGTTTCATACGAATCATGTGTTAGACCTCAGGGTGAGGACTTTCACTGCTCCGCTCTCCTCAGTGTGTCACAGATAGACTGTGACCATGACACGCTCAATATACAGAAGCAGCTCGAATACTTCTGGGACACCTGGATCAGCTCCTTAGGGCTGAAGAAAGGATTCACTGTAACCGACAACAATGCTATTGCAAACGTCCTGGAGGACAATGACCATGTCATCGTGCAGTGCTTTGGTCACACCATAGATCTAATTGTGAATGAAGCCATAAAGAGTCAGAGGATGGTCCAGAACCTTCTAAGCAACGCTCGGAAGATCTGCGAACGCGTGTATCGCTCAGACAAAGCAAAGGAGAAGTTGGCAGAACTGCAGAAGGTTTACCAGCTACCTGAAAATTGCCTCATCCAGGATGTTCCCTCAAAATGGAGGACATCCTTCTTCATGCTTGAACGTCTGGTGGAACAAAAGAAAGCGGTTGACGGGATGTCAGTAGAGTGCAACTTCAGGGAAATGATCAGTTGCGACCAGTGGGAAGTGATGCAGTCGGTATGCAATGCGTTGAAGCCCTTCGAAGTGGCCTGCAGGGAGATGAGCAATCGCACTGCTACTTTGGGTCAAGTCATACCACTGATCCACATCCTCAACCGGAAGATAGACATGCTCTTTGACGAGACGATGGGCATCGACAACATGCTCAAGTCTCTGAAGGAAGCGATGGTGAGCAGGATGTCGTCGACCCTACACGACCCCAGGTACACTTGGGCGACAATGCTGGACCCGCGGTACAAGACTTCCTTGTTCACAGAGGAAGAGGCGGAGCAATGCAAACAAGACCTCATCAGTGAACTTCAGGTGTCCCTTTCTACCTCAATTGAGATAAAGCCTTCACTATCCAACGGATGTGGTGGAGAGGTCCCAGTTTCATCAAGCGGTTCTCCCTCAAACAAGGACAACCTCTGGGCGCTCATGGATGACATCAGACACAAGATAAAACAGGAGGACAAGCCAAAATCATCAGAGCTGGCAGTGCTGGAATACTTGGAGGAGGACATACTTGATCAAAGCTGTGATCCACTAGACTATTGGAACCTGAAGAAGTTACTATGGCCTGACCTTGCCAAGGTCGCTGTCCGCTACGTGGGCTGCcctcccagcattgtcccagcagAGATTCTGTTCAGCACAGCCAGTGTGAACTGCGCTCTGAATCAGCCCATGCCATTACTAGAAAACATGGAGGGGCTTCTCTTTCTGAAGGTCAACCTACCCTTAATTTATTATCAGCACTGA
- the LOC106609106 gene encoding cysteine-rich with EGF-like domain protein 2 isoform X2: MLSINQLLWLFCSLAFILLSQCTYAKYIKSSCNTCKQIADNFSKGLDRTKKQNFGGGNTAWEERALSKYETSEIRLVEILENLCDSSSFDCNHMVEEHEDHFETWWFKRQNKHPDLYKWFCIDTIKVCCSTGTFGPDCNACVAGSERPCHGNGVCDGDGTRGGNGRCNCDHGYKGEFCLDCMDGYFNEIRNDTFSLCTECHTSCKTCSGLTNEDCEKCKTGWGEDDEGTCLDVNECLNDPPLCKEDQYCLNTDGSFSCKGCDKVCSGCTGAGPDKCQSCAPGYQDTEGTCTDVNECEQTDAVCTAENQECVNNKGSYVCICASRYEELEGVCVKIPESEENEAETVKSPEEHEDL, encoded by the exons AtgttatcaatcaatcaattattgTGGCTATTTTGTAGCCTAGCTTTTATTTTACTATCACAATGCACCTATGCAAAATACATAAAAAGCTCATGTAATACCTGCAAACAAATAGCTGATAACTTCAGTAAG GGATTGGACCGAACGAAAAAGCAGAACTTTGGTGGAGGGAACACCGCTTGGGAGGAGAGGGCACTTTCCAAATATGAGACGAG tgAGATCCGCCTAGTTGAGATTCTGGAGAATCTGTGTGACAGCAGCAGCTTTGACTGTAACCACATGGTAGAGGAGCACGAGGACCACTTTGAGACCTGGTGGTTCAAGAG GCAAAATAAGCATCCTGATCTGTATAAATGGTTCTGCATTGATACCATCAAGGTGTGCTGTTCGACAGGAACGTTTGGCCCTGATTGCAATG CCTGTGTGGCGGGTTCCGAGAGGCCTTGCCATGGCAACGGTGTGTGTGACGGTGACGGAACCCGAGGGGGTAACGGCAGGTGCAACTGTGACCATGGTTACAAGGGGGAGTTCTGTCTGGACTGCATGGACGGATACTTCAATGAAATTAGGAACGACACGTTTTCACTATGCACAG AGTGCCACACTTCCTGCAAGACCTGCAGTGGTCTAACCAATGAGGACTGTGAGAAGTGCAAGACTGGCTGGGGGGAGGATGATGAGGGGACCTGTCTTG ATGTGAACGAGTGCTTGAACGACCCTCCTCTCTGCAAAGAGGATCAGTACTGTCTGAACACGGATGGCTCGTTCTCCTGTAAAG GCTGTGACAAAGTGTGTTCAGGCTGTACTGGGGCAGGGCCTGATAAGTGCCAGAGCTGTGCTCCTGGGTACCAGGACACAGAGGGCACCTGCACAG ATGTGAACGAGTGTGAGCAGACTGATGCTGTGTGTACTGCGGAGAACCAGGAGTGCGTGAACAACAAAGGAAGCTACGTCTGTATCTGTGCCAGCAGGTACGAGGAACTTGAGGGCGTCTGTGTCAAAATACCAGAGTCAG
- the LOC106609106 gene encoding cysteine-rich with EGF-like domain protein 2 isoform X3, with the protein MLSINQLLWLFCSLAFILLSQCTYAKYIKSSCNTCKQIADNFSKGLDRTKKQNFGGGNTAWEERALSKYETSEIRLVEILENLCDSSSFDCNHMVEEHEDHFETWWFKRQNKHPDLYKWFCIDTIKVCCSTGTFGPDCNACVAGSERPCHGNGVCDGDGTRGGNGRCNCDHGYKGEFCLDCMDGYFNEIRNDTFSLCTECHTSCKTCSGLTNEDCEKCKTGWGEDDEGTCLDVNECLNDPPLCKEDQYCLNTDGSFSCKGCDKVCSGCTGAGPDKCQSCAPGYQDTEGTCTDVNECEQTDAVCTAENQECVNNKGSYVCICASRLSTL; encoded by the exons AtgttatcaatcaatcaattattgTGGCTATTTTGTAGCCTAGCTTTTATTTTACTATCACAATGCACCTATGCAAAATACATAAAAAGCTCATGTAATACCTGCAAACAAATAGCTGATAACTTCAGTAAG GGATTGGACCGAACGAAAAAGCAGAACTTTGGTGGAGGGAACACCGCTTGGGAGGAGAGGGCACTTTCCAAATATGAGACGAG tgAGATCCGCCTAGTTGAGATTCTGGAGAATCTGTGTGACAGCAGCAGCTTTGACTGTAACCACATGGTAGAGGAGCACGAGGACCACTTTGAGACCTGGTGGTTCAAGAG GCAAAATAAGCATCCTGATCTGTATAAATGGTTCTGCATTGATACCATCAAGGTGTGCTGTTCGACAGGAACGTTTGGCCCTGATTGCAATG CCTGTGTGGCGGGTTCCGAGAGGCCTTGCCATGGCAACGGTGTGTGTGACGGTGACGGAACCCGAGGGGGTAACGGCAGGTGCAACTGTGACCATGGTTACAAGGGGGAGTTCTGTCTGGACTGCATGGACGGATACTTCAATGAAATTAGGAACGACACGTTTTCACTATGCACAG AGTGCCACACTTCCTGCAAGACCTGCAGTGGTCTAACCAATGAGGACTGTGAGAAGTGCAAGACTGGCTGGGGGGAGGATGATGAGGGGACCTGTCTTG ATGTGAACGAGTGCTTGAACGACCCTCCTCTCTGCAAAGAGGATCAGTACTGTCTGAACACGGATGGCTCGTTCTCCTGTAAAG GCTGTGACAAAGTGTGTTCAGGCTGTACTGGGGCAGGGCCTGATAAGTGCCAGAGCTGTGCTCCTGGGTACCAGGACACAGAGGGCACCTGCACAG ATGTGAACGAGTGTGAGCAGACTGATGCTGTGTGTACTGCGGAGAACCAGGAGTGCGTGAACAACAAAGGAAGCTACGTCTGTATCTGTGCCAGCAG
- the LOC106609106 gene encoding cysteine-rich with EGF-like domain protein 2 isoform X1, with the protein MLSINQLLWLFCSLAFILLSQCTYAKYIKSSCNTCKQIADNFSKGLDRTKKQNFGGGNTAWEERALSKYETSEIRLVEILENLCDSSSFDCNHMVEEHEDHFETWWFKRQNKHPDLYKWFCIDTIKVCCSTGTFGPDCNACVAGSERPCHGNGVCDGDGTRGGNGRCNCDHGYKGEFCLDCMDGYFNEIRNDTFSLCTECHTSCKTCSGLTNEDCEKCKTGWGEDDEGTCLDVNECLNDPPLCKEDQYCLNTDGSFSCKGCDKVCSGCTGAGPDKCQSCAPGYQDTEGTCTDVNECEQTDAVCTAENQECVNNKGSYVCICASRYEELEGVCVKIPESDVSDDSWLTLYLPVRDQAKENEAETVKSPEEHEDL; encoded by the exons AtgttatcaatcaatcaattattgTGGCTATTTTGTAGCCTAGCTTTTATTTTACTATCACAATGCACCTATGCAAAATACATAAAAAGCTCATGTAATACCTGCAAACAAATAGCTGATAACTTCAGTAAG GGATTGGACCGAACGAAAAAGCAGAACTTTGGTGGAGGGAACACCGCTTGGGAGGAGAGGGCACTTTCCAAATATGAGACGAG tgAGATCCGCCTAGTTGAGATTCTGGAGAATCTGTGTGACAGCAGCAGCTTTGACTGTAACCACATGGTAGAGGAGCACGAGGACCACTTTGAGACCTGGTGGTTCAAGAG GCAAAATAAGCATCCTGATCTGTATAAATGGTTCTGCATTGATACCATCAAGGTGTGCTGTTCGACAGGAACGTTTGGCCCTGATTGCAATG CCTGTGTGGCGGGTTCCGAGAGGCCTTGCCATGGCAACGGTGTGTGTGACGGTGACGGAACCCGAGGGGGTAACGGCAGGTGCAACTGTGACCATGGTTACAAGGGGGAGTTCTGTCTGGACTGCATGGACGGATACTTCAATGAAATTAGGAACGACACGTTTTCACTATGCACAG AGTGCCACACTTCCTGCAAGACCTGCAGTGGTCTAACCAATGAGGACTGTGAGAAGTGCAAGACTGGCTGGGGGGAGGATGATGAGGGGACCTGTCTTG ATGTGAACGAGTGCTTGAACGACCCTCCTCTCTGCAAAGAGGATCAGTACTGTCTGAACACGGATGGCTCGTTCTCCTGTAAAG GCTGTGACAAAGTGTGTTCAGGCTGTACTGGGGCAGGGCCTGATAAGTGCCAGAGCTGTGCTCCTGGGTACCAGGACACAGAGGGCACCTGCACAG ATGTGAACGAGTGTGAGCAGACTGATGCTGTGTGTACTGCGGAGAACCAGGAGTGCGTGAACAACAAAGGAAGCTACGTCTGTATCTGTGCCAGCAGGTACGAGGAACTTGAGGGCGTCTGTGTCAAAATACCAGAGTCAG